The Pseudomonas orientalis genome contains a region encoding:
- the mksE gene encoding Mks condensin complex protein MksE: MHLDLSELSQLAPIFRELFKGYHVSRRDPELYAQLSNFQDQYRTLFKALGFELVCDTRGFYYFVPDSAIASAQVNKTAQRLALFTFILVEHLADQGRDPVAVLDGGSLGRDELPSLLEKYRDLFIQAEVQTQEELEEKIMRRMTQLGFAGEDNGIYRFLPPMHRFLDVCLSVQQDRDLAASVHSVLPLPVPVIIDADSDEKLLETDDPLDLSDFAEESEEDALARAIAEEQETDA; the protein is encoded by the coding sequence ATGCATCTTGATCTATCCGAACTGTCCCAGCTGGCGCCGATCTTTCGCGAGCTGTTCAAGGGTTACCACGTCAGCCGTCGCGACCCGGAGCTGTACGCGCAGCTGTCGAACTTCCAGGACCAGTACCGCACGCTGTTCAAGGCCCTGGGCTTCGAGCTGGTCTGCGATACCCGTGGTTTCTATTACTTCGTGCCGGATTCGGCCATCGCCAGCGCGCAGGTGAACAAGACCGCGCAGCGTCTGGCCCTGTTCACCTTCATCCTCGTCGAGCACCTGGCCGACCAGGGTCGCGACCCGGTCGCCGTGCTCGATGGCGGCAGCCTGGGCCGCGATGAGCTGCCGTCGTTGCTGGAAAAGTACCGCGACCTGTTTATCCAGGCCGAAGTGCAGACCCAGGAAGAACTCGAAGAAAAAATCATGCGGCGCATGACTCAGTTGGGCTTTGCCGGCGAAGACAATGGCATCTATCGCTTCCTGCCGCCGATGCATCGATTCCTCGACGTGTGCCTGTCGGTGCAGCAGGACCGCGATCTCGCCGCCAGCGTGCACAGCGTGTTGCCGCTGCCGGTGCCGGTGATCATCGACGCAGACAGCGATGAAAAACTGCTGGAGACCGATGACCCGCTGGACCTGAGCGACTTCGCTGAAGAAAGCGAAGAAGACGCCCTCGCCCGCGCCATTGCCGAAGAACAGGAGACCGACGCATGA